Proteins encoded in a region of the Schistocerca serialis cubense isolate TAMUIC-IGC-003099 chromosome 6, iqSchSeri2.2, whole genome shotgun sequence genome:
- the LOC126484303 gene encoding uncharacterized protein LOC126484303 — MKPKYSSFSSLTTSVSGPPPPPPPPPPPPPPPHRMARRRRQGGEGKEEKARRRRQGGEGKEEKARRRRQGGEGKEEKARRRRQGGEGKEEKARRRRQGGGGKEEEARRRRQGEGGKEKEARRRRQGEGGKEKEARRRRQGEGGKEKEARRRRQGEGGKEKEARRRRQGEGGKEKKARRRRQGEEGKEKKARRRRQGEEGKEKKARRRRQGEEGKEKKARRRRQGEEGKEKKARRRRQGEEGKEKEARRRRQGEGGKEKKARRRRQGEEGKEKKARRRRQGEEGKEKKARRRRQGEEGKEKKARRRRQGEEGKEKKARRRRQGEEGKEKKARRRRQGEEGKEKKARRRRQGEEGKEKKARRRRQGEEGKEKKARRRRQGEEGKEKKARRRRQGEEGKEKKARRRRQGEEGKEKKARRRRQGEEGKEKKARRRRQGEEGKEKKARRRRQGEEGKEKKARRRRQGEEGKEKKARRRRQGEEGKEKKARK, encoded by the coding sequence gcaaggaggagaaggcaaggaggagaaggcaaggaggagaaggcaaggaggagaaggcaaggaggagaaggcaaggaggagaaggcaaggaggagaaggcaaggaggagaaggcaaggaggagaaggcaaggaggagaaggcaaggaggagaaggcaaggaggagaaggcaaggaggagaaggcaaggaggaggaggcaaggaggaggaggcaaggaggaggaggcaaggagaaggaggcaaggagaaggaggcaaggagaaggaggcaaggagaaggaggcaaggagaaggaggcaaggagaaggaggcaaggagaaggaggcaaggagaaggaggcaaggagaaggaggcaaggagaaggaggcaaggagaaggaggcaaggagaaggaggcaaggagaaggaggcaaggagaagaaggcaaggagaagaaggcaaggagaagaaggcaaggagaagaaggcaaggagaagaaggcaaggagaagaaggcaaggagaagaaggcaaggagaagaaggcaaggagaagaaggcaaggagaagaaggcaaggagaagaaggcaaggagaagaaggcaaggagaagaaggcaaggagaagaaggcaaggagaagaaggcaaggagaaggaggcaaggagaaggaggcaaggagaaggaggcaaggagaagaaggcaaggagaagaaggcaaggagaagaaggcaaggagaagaaggcaaggagaagaaggcaaggagaagaaggcaaggagaagaaggcaaggagaagaaggcaaggagaagaaggcaaggagaagaaggcaaggagaagaaggcaaggagaagaaggcaaggagaagaaggcaaggagaagaaggcaaggagaagaaggcaaggagaagaaggcaaggagaagaaggcaaggagaagaaggcaaggagaagaaggcaaggagaagaaggcaaggagaagaaggcaaggagaagaaggcaaggagaagaaggcaaggagaagaaggcaaggagaagaaggcaaggagaagaaggcaaggagaagaaggcaaggagaagaaggcaaggagaagaaggcaaggagaagaaggcaaggagaagaaggcaaggagaagaaggcaaggagaagaaggcaaggagaagaaggcaaggagaagaaggcaaggagaagaaggcaaggagaagaaggcaaggagaagaaggcaaggagaagaaggcaaggagaagaaggcaaggagaagaaggcaaggagaagaaggcaaggagaagaaggcaaggagaagaaggcaaggagaagaaggcaaggagaagaaggcaaggagaagaaggcaaggagaagaaggcaaggagaagaaggcaaggaaatag